In Desulfomonile tiedjei DSM 6799, a genomic segment contains:
- a CDS encoding prepilin peptidase produces MEFEVDLILVAAAFAFGACVGSFLNVIIFRLPENRSIVFPSSRCPQCEQEIGAFDNIPILSYFILRGKCRNCNNPIPFRYPLVEFTTAILCTALFLKFGLTTEFGVLFVFCAALEAVFWIDLDHMIIPDAISLYGLVLGILVVSAGFVPGLQWVQSVSGAILGGLILYVPAYIYEKVRHAEGLGAGDIKLLAMIGAFTGPYGVIFVLFFSSLVGSLTAIAGMFLRNVNSGTPIPFGPFLTAAAIGYVFFGADILDKFFELSSLIGD; encoded by the coding sequence ATGGAATTTGAAGTAGACCTGATTTTGGTCGCAGCAGCTTTCGCGTTTGGCGCTTGCGTGGGAAGCTTTTTGAATGTCATTATCTTTCGACTACCCGAAAATCGTTCTATAGTGTTTCCCTCATCCCGGTGCCCTCAATGTGAGCAGGAGATCGGTGCCTTCGATAACATTCCGATCCTCAGTTACTTTATACTCAGGGGAAAATGCAGGAACTGTAATAATCCAATTCCCTTCAGGTATCCGCTCGTTGAATTCACCACAGCCATACTCTGTACGGCGCTCTTTCTGAAATTCGGACTGACTACTGAATTTGGCGTCTTGTTCGTTTTTTGTGCCGCGCTGGAAGCAGTCTTTTGGATCGATCTGGATCATATGATTATCCCGGATGCTATTTCTCTTTACGGACTGGTCCTTGGTATTCTCGTGGTTTCCGCGGGTTTCGTCCCGGGGCTGCAGTGGGTTCAATCTGTGAGTGGCGCGATTTTGGGAGGACTTATACTTTATGTTCCTGCTTACATTTATGAAAAAGTCAGGCACGCTGAAGGACTTGGAGCCGGAGACATCAAACTATTGGCGATGATCGGTGCATTTACCGGTCCCTATGGAGTTATATTCGTGCTTTTCTTCTCGTCACTGGTGGGATCGCTCACTGCGATTGCCGGGATGTTCCTGCGTAATGTCAATTCTGGCACGCCCATACCGTTTGGACCTTTCTTAACTGCCGCGGCAATTGGGTACGTATTCTTCGGAGCGGACATTCTAGACAAATTTTTTGAATTGAGCTCCCTCATAGGTGATTAG